In Silene latifolia isolate original U9 population chromosome 3, ASM4854445v1, whole genome shotgun sequence, a single window of DNA contains:
- the LOC141649419 gene encoding protein FAR-RED IMPAIRED RESPONSE 1-like: MRTTSRSESENSFFGNFMNPNLTLVEFLMRFESDMDAQRWTQSKLIADSKNSFPSLETPHPLEKHASVFYTPVIFSKFQVEWNAACFTYGVKVLGGNTSDNIPIHDRERNKVYYVGFIPDGVKLSFSCKKFERHGLLCRHALYVLKEQGFEKVPNHFLLSRWSKLALYQPLCGNLPETLNEDCSALEVQKIKLGSLWSELFSCVTIAEQNSECIDELMDLLKSFKDKMILESSPSECSSGVTGEKSRNKNKELEMLLGTKIPTEVMVLNPIQSKTKGSGKRLVSQKDKAVQEHKKAPRKCNACGELGFHDSRNCPGRA; this comes from the coding sequence ATGAGGACCACATCTAGATCTGAGTCTGAAAATAGCTTTTTCGGAAATTTCATGAATCCAAACTTAACTTTGGTGGAGTTTCTTATGAGATTTGAAAGTGATATGGACGCTCAAAGGTGGACACAGTCCAAATTAATTGCCGATTCAAAAAACTCTTTCCCTAGTCTAGAAACACCTCATCCTTTGGAGAAGCACGCTTCTGTGTTTTACACTCCGGTCATATTTTCTAAATTTCAGGTCGAGTGGAACGCTGCCTGTTTTACTTATGGGGTTAAGGTTTTAGGGGGTAATACGTCAGATAACATTCCCATCCATGATCGTGAGAGAAATAAGGTATATTATGTTGGATTTATTCCTGATGGAGTGAAGTTAAGCTTCTCATGCAAGAAATTTGAGAGGCATGGTCTCCTGTGCCGACATGCTCTCTATGTGTTGAAGGAACAAGGATTTGAAAAAGTTCCCAACCATTTTTTGCTAAGTAGATGGAGCAAATTGGCTCTATATCAGCCACTTTGTGGTAATTTGCCCGAGACTTTGAATGAAGATTGCAGTGCTTTAGAGGTTCAGAAAATCAAGCTTGGCAGCCTATGGTCTGAATTATTCTCCTGTGTGACAATAGCAGAACAGAATTCGGAGTGTATCGATGAGTTAATGGACCTACTTAAGAGTTTCAAGGACAAGATGATCTTAGAAAGTAGCCCGTCTGAATGTAGTAGTGGTGTCACGGGTGAAAAGTccagaaacaaaaataaagagctTGAAATGTTGTTAGGTACAAAGATACCGACTGAAGTTATGGTTTTAAATCCTATACAATCAAAGACTAAGGGGTCTGGAAAACGACTGGTATCCCAAAAGGATAAAGCTGTGCAAGAACATAAGAAAGCGCCGAGAAAATGTAATGCTTGTGGTGAATTGGGATTCCATGATAGTCGGAATTGCCCCGGGAGAGCATGA